One window of the Deinococcus planocerae genome contains the following:
- a CDS encoding universal stress protein: MTLRVLVPTDFSPAAGKALAVARAAFPDARPHLLHVAPPRPARSPAGEPAREREALDALGGGALASGPPAEEVLRCARQGAFDLIVLGKAGPRQSERGAGPVTERVIRDSPVPVLSVSAAAPPVPGSGARVLLLMDFSPGALGALDFLRRSWPDAQIQPLHVVDPGALDTPLALPMLSSPPALRGASTRLLRERNELWEREARGRLEGLGGGEVAWGPPAEVALDRARRGECDVIALGTSAKRGLDRLLFGSVARRIVRESPVPVLTVSGPLPKPA, encoded by the coding sequence ATGACCCTGCGTGTGCTTGTTCCCACCGACTTCTCCCCGGCGGCGGGGAAGGCCCTGGCGGTGGCGCGCGCCGCCTTCCCGGACGCGCGCCCCCACCTCCTGCACGTCGCCCCGCCGCGCCCCGCCCGCTCTCCGGCGGGAGAGCCCGCCCGCGAGCGCGAGGCCCTGGACGCCCTGGGTGGGGGAGCCCTCGCCTCCGGGCCGCCCGCCGAGGAGGTGCTGCGCTGCGCGCGGCAGGGGGCCTTCGACCTGATCGTCCTCGGCAAGGCCGGGCCCCGGCAGTCCGAGCGCGGGGCGGGCCCCGTGACCGAGCGGGTGATCCGCGACTCGCCCGTGCCCGTCCTGAGCGTCTCCGCCGCCGCCCCTCCCGTTCCCGGGTCGGGGGCGCGTGTCCTCCTCCTGATGGACTTCTCGCCCGGCGCGCTCGGGGCGCTCGACTTCCTGCGGCGGTCGTGGCCGGACGCGCAGATTCAGCCGCTGCACGTTGTGGACCCGGGGGCACTCGACACGCCGCTCGCGCTGCCTATGCTCTCCAGCCCCCCCGCCCTGCGCGGCGCGAGCACCCGACTCCTGCGCGAGCGCAACGAGCTGTGGGAGCGCGAGGCCCGCGGGCGGCTGGAGGGCCTGGGCGGCGGCGAGGTCGCCTGGGGCCCGCCCGCCGAGGTCGCCCTCGACCGGGCCCGCCGCGGCGAGTGCGACGTGATCGCCCTGGGCACGAGCGCCAAGCGCGGCCTCGACCGCCTGCTCTTCGGCTCGGTGGCCCGCCGCATCGTGCGCGAGTCGCCCGTCCCCGTCCTGACGGTCTCCGGCCCGCTGCCCAAGCCCGCTTGA
- a CDS encoding TnsA endonuclease C-terminal domain-containing protein, translating into MAKRNRGLTKESILKRWKEGRGQGEGAEYQPWLSIQDVPSQGQVNRQRGWKTGRVHHLMSLNELRYFYLLEWAPNVIDIREQFPLWPPEETEAIAKELGFKHPSPPGGGSMVMTSDFYISLQDGEDAVRTVKQGVELSDERTVQKLDIEREYWSRRDVSWGIVVADDIPLPSVENIEWLHSHLILDGFDLNPDDVPTLTQYLTSEVRTSADALSNVARRCDDDLGLEHGSCLALARHLLATRQWETDMSIRINPARPLVLRQAREE; encoded by the coding sequence ATGGCGAAGCGCAACAGAGGCTTGACCAAGGAATCAATCCTCAAGCGGTGGAAGGAGGGGAGGGGCCAGGGTGAGGGGGCAGAGTACCAGCCCTGGTTGTCCATTCAGGACGTTCCTTCCCAGGGGCAGGTCAACCGTCAGCGCGGGTGGAAGACGGGACGGGTTCACCACCTGATGAGTTTGAACGAGCTGCGCTACTTCTACCTGTTGGAGTGGGCTCCAAACGTTATAGACATCCGCGAGCAATTCCCACTCTGGCCCCCCGAGGAGACCGAAGCCATCGCCAAAGAGTTGGGGTTCAAACACCCCTCACCGCCTGGAGGCGGGTCTATGGTCATGACTTCCGATTTTTACATCTCTTTGCAGGATGGCGAAGATGCAGTGCGGACTGTGAAACAAGGTGTAGAACTGAGTGATGAGCGCACTGTACAGAAGCTCGATATAGAACGTGAATACTGGAGTAGGCGCGACGTAAGCTGGGGTATTGTTGTAGCTGATGACATCCCCCTCCCTTCGGTGGAAAACATTGAGTGGCTGCATTCGCACCTTATTCTTGATGGGTTTGACTTAAATCCTGACGATGTTCCTACGCTAACCCAGTATCTGACTAGTGAGGTACGTACCAGTGCCGACGCTCTTTCCAACGTTGCTCGCCGGTGTGACGATGACTTGGGGCTGGAACATGGAAGCTGCCTGGCTTTAGCGCGGCATTTACTCGCCACTCGGCAGTGGGAGACAGACATGTCCATTCGGATTAACCCTGCCCGTCCGCTCGTCTTGCGTCAGGCTCGGGAGGAATAG
- a CDS encoding deoxyribodipyrimidine photo-lyase: MIQAERVQVLRPGEPSGKGFVLLWVQSSVRTRDNHALEYAAGEARRLGVPLAAVFGLNPDYPEANARHFQYLLEGLRDLRAGLARRGVPLRVGVGHPPDVVLDAARGACLVVTDRGYLRPGRQWREALAGRLEVPFVQVESDAVVPIRTVSDKQEVGARTLRPRLHRVLERFLVPVDVEEGAQGHPDWDPGLDVSDPALTVRALGVDNSVPPGEEEGGEARALARLDHFVTRLLPRYDSGRRDPNVDGGSRLSAYLHYGHLSPLTAALAAREHSDGGPGLDTFLEEMIVRRELSFNYCEFNPAYDRYEGLPAWARKTLEERAGDPRPHLYTREELDAAQTHDRYWNAAHTEMVRTGRMHNAMRMYWGKKILEWGPSPQEAYDTTLWLNNRYQLDGRDANSYASVGWVFGLHDRPWAPRPIFGNVRYLAASGLSRKFDADAYARRWT; this comes from the coding sequence ATGATCCAAGCGGAACGGGTGCAGGTGCTCAGGCCGGGCGAGCCGTCGGGGAAGGGGTTCGTCTTGCTGTGGGTGCAGTCGAGCGTGCGGACGCGGGACAACCACGCCCTCGAGTACGCGGCGGGCGAGGCGCGGCGGCTGGGTGTGCCCCTCGCCGCCGTCTTCGGCCTGAACCCGGATTACCCGGAGGCGAACGCCCGCCACTTCCAGTACCTGCTGGAGGGCTTGCGCGACCTGCGGGCCGGGCTGGCGCGGCGCGGCGTCCCCCTGCGCGTTGGCGTCGGCCACCCGCCCGACGTGGTGCTGGACGCCGCCCGGGGTGCTTGCCTCGTCGTCACCGACCGGGGGTACCTGCGCCCCGGACGCCAGTGGCGCGAGGCCCTCGCGGGGCGGCTGGAGGTGCCCTTCGTGCAGGTCGAATCTGACGCAGTGGTGCCGATCCGCACCGTGTCGGACAAGCAGGAGGTCGGCGCCCGCACCCTGCGGCCCAGGCTCCACCGCGTGCTGGAACGGTTCCTGGTGCCCGTGGACGTGGAGGAGGGAGCGCAGGGCCACCCCGACTGGGACCCCGGCCTGGACGTCTCGGACCCGGCCCTGACCGTGCGCGCCCTGGGGGTGGACAACAGCGTGCCCCCCGGCGAGGAGGAGGGGGGCGAGGCGAGGGCGCTCGCCCGGCTCGACCACTTCGTCACCCGGTTGCTGCCGCGCTACGACTCCGGGCGGCGCGACCCCAACGTGGACGGGGGCAGCCGCCTGAGTGCCTACCTCCACTACGGGCACCTCTCGCCGCTGACGGCGGCCCTCGCGGCGCGGGAGCACTCGGACGGCGGGCCCGGCCTCGACACCTTCCTGGAGGAGATGATCGTGCGGCGGGAGCTGAGCTTCAACTACTGCGAGTTCAACCCCGCCTACGACCGCTACGAGGGCCTGCCCGCCTGGGCGCGAAAGACGCTGGAGGAGCGCGCGGGCGACCCCCGCCCCCACCTCTACACCCGTGAGGAACTCGACGCGGCGCAGACCCACGACCGCTACTGGAACGCCGCCCACACCGAGATGGTCCGCACGGGCCGGATGCACAACGCGATGCGGATGTACTGGGGCAAGAAGATTCTGGAGTGGGGCCCCTCGCCCCAGGAGGCCTACGACACGACCTTGTGGCTGAACAACCGCTACCAGCTCGACGGGCGCGACGCCAACTCCTACGCCAGCGTGGGTTGGGTCTTCGGCCTGCACGACCGCCCCTGGGCCCCGCGCCCCATCTTCGGCAACGTGCGCTACCTCGCCGCCTCGGGCCTGAGCCGCAAGTTCGATGCCGACGCCTACGCCCGCAGGTGGACCTGA
- the glmS gene encoding glutamine--fructose-6-phosphate transaminase (isomerizing), with amino-acid sequence MCGIVGYIGGRQAQDVLISGLAKLEYRGYDSAGVAVADGERVVVRKKAGKLANLSGELVHHPLPGTLGIGHTRWATHGLPNDTNAHPHATEDGRIVIIHNGIIENYLSLKEGLISRGHTFKSETDSEVLAHLIEEAYQGDLYEAVRQALSQVRGAYGIVVTHVAHREIVAARTVSPLVMGVGEGEMFLASDVPALLPYTRNMVFLHDGDMVVLHDDGFRVTDLQGNPVERSIDRIEWDAEAAEKGGFDTYMLKEIYEQPTALTNTLIGRLHDDTGEVNLDIGLDPQSFKRISIIACGTAYYAGLVGEYLIEQLARIPVEVDVASEYRYRSPLVSEQTLAIVVSQSGETIDTLEALREAKKGGAKTLGVINAKGSSMTRELDDTLYIHAGPEIGVASTKAYTAQVSAMLMLALWLARARGTLSETRAQELLHAARELPRLVEEALAPERVEQIRRVAEKYAGARDYLFLGRGVNAPTAFEGALKLKEISYIHAEGYAAGEMKHGPIALIDEKLPVVVIATESPLLEKTISNVQEVRARSGKVIALLSDGDTENAGHADDVLYVPRAHEAVSPVVNVVALQLLSYFTATALGKDVDKPRNLAKSVTVE; translated from the coding sequence ATGTGCGGAATCGTCGGATATATCGGAGGCAGGCAGGCGCAGGACGTGCTCATCTCGGGCCTCGCCAAGTTGGAATACCGCGGCTACGACAGCGCGGGCGTGGCCGTCGCGGACGGCGAGCGGGTCGTGGTGAGGAAGAAGGCCGGGAAGCTCGCCAACCTCAGCGGTGAACTCGTCCACCACCCCCTCCCCGGCACGCTGGGCATCGGGCACACGCGCTGGGCCACCCACGGCCTGCCCAACGACACGAACGCCCACCCCCACGCCACCGAGGACGGGCGCATCGTCATCATCCACAACGGGATCATCGAGAACTACCTCTCGCTGAAAGAGGGCCTGATCTCACGCGGCCACACCTTCAAGAGCGAGACCGACTCGGAGGTGCTGGCCCACCTGATCGAGGAGGCGTACCAAGGGGACCTGTACGAGGCCGTGAGACAGGCCCTCTCGCAGGTGCGCGGCGCCTACGGCATCGTCGTCACTCACGTCGCCCACCGCGAGATCGTGGCGGCCCGCACCGTGAGCCCGCTCGTCATGGGCGTGGGCGAGGGCGAGATGTTCCTGGCGTCGGACGTGCCCGCCCTGCTGCCGTACACGCGCAATATGGTCTTCCTCCACGACGGCGACATGGTGGTGCTGCACGACGACGGCTTCCGGGTCACCGACTTGCAAGGCAACCCCGTCGAGCGAAGCATCGACCGCATCGAGTGGGACGCCGAGGCGGCGGAGAAGGGCGGCTTCGACACCTACATGCTCAAGGAGATCTACGAGCAGCCCACCGCCCTGACGAATACCCTGATCGGGCGCCTGCACGACGACACGGGCGAGGTGAACCTCGACATCGGCCTCGACCCCCAGAGCTTCAAGCGCATCTCGATCATCGCCTGCGGCACGGCCTACTACGCGGGGCTGGTGGGCGAGTACCTGATCGAACAACTCGCGCGCATCCCGGTCGAGGTGGACGTGGCCTCCGAGTACCGTTACCGCTCGCCCCTGGTGAGCGAGCAGACCCTCGCCATCGTGGTGAGCCAGTCGGGCGAGACCATCGACACGCTCGAAGCCCTGCGTGAGGCGAAGAAGGGCGGCGCGAAGACCCTCGGGGTGATCAACGCCAAGGGAAGCTCCATGACCCGCGAACTCGACGACACCCTCTACATCCACGCCGGGCCCGAGATCGGCGTGGCGAGCACCAAGGCGTACACCGCCCAGGTCAGCGCGATGCTGATGCTCGCCCTGTGGCTCGCCCGCGCGCGCGGAACGCTGAGCGAGACGCGGGCCCAGGAACTCCTGCACGCCGCCCGCGAGCTGCCGCGTCTGGTGGAAGAAGCCCTCGCCCCCGAGCGGGTGGAGCAGATCAGGCGCGTGGCCGAGAAGTACGCAGGCGCCCGCGACTACCTCTTCCTGGGCCGCGGGGTGAACGCACCCACCGCCTTCGAGGGGGCCTTGAAGCTCAAGGAGATCAGCTACATCCACGCGGAAGGCTACGCGGCGGGCGAGATGAAGCACGGCCCCATCGCGTTGATCGACGAGAAGCTCCCCGTCGTGGTGATCGCCACCGAGAGCCCGCTGCTGGAAAAGACCATCTCCAACGTGCAGGAGGTGCGCGCCCGCTCCGGCAAGGTGATCGCGCTGCTCTCCGACGGCGACACGGAGAATGCCGGGCACGCCGACGACGTGTTGTACGTCCCCCGCGCCCACGAGGCGGTGAGCCCGGTGGTGAACGTGGTGGCGCTGCAACTGCTGAGCTACTTCACGGCGACGGCGCTGGGCAAGGACGTGGACAAGCCGAGGAACCTGGCGAAGTCAGTGACGGTGGAATAA
- a CDS encoding pyridoxamine 5'-phosphate oxidase family protein gives MAKQFDRILPEHAEFIARQHVFFTGSAAPEGRVNISPRGLDTLRLLDDHTVAYLDLTGSGNETAAHLRLSPRLTLMFCAFEGSPLILRLYGVGCALALGTPEFEARASAFTLLPGTRQIIELRVNLVQTSCGFGVPLLDFREERSALTRQAEAWGEEGLRRYWERKNLRSIDGYPTGLLDGLEDQGGPPRDSDA, from the coding sequence ATGGCGAAGCAGTTCGACCGCATCCTCCCCGAGCACGCCGAGTTCATCGCCCGTCAGCACGTCTTTTTCACGGGCAGCGCGGCGCCGGAGGGGCGGGTCAACATCTCGCCCAGGGGGCTGGACACGTTGCGGCTCCTCGACGACCACACCGTCGCGTACCTCGACCTGACCGGCAGCGGCAACGAGACCGCCGCCCACCTACGCCTATCGCCCCGCCTGACCCTCATGTTCTGCGCGTTCGAGGGCTCGCCGCTGATCCTGCGGCTCTACGGCGTGGGCTGCGCGCTGGCCCTGGGAACGCCGGAGTTCGAGGCCCGCGCCTCAGCCTTCACCCTTCTGCCCGGCACCCGGCAGATCATTGAGCTGCGCGTGAACCTCGTGCAGACCTCCTGCGGCTTCGGCGTGCCGCTCCTCGACTTCCGGGAGGAACGCTCGGCCCTGACCCGCCAAGCGGAGGCCTGGGGCGAGGAGGGCTTGAGACGCTACTGGGAGCGCAAGAACCTCCGCAGCATCGACGGCTATCCTACAGGGTTGCTAGACGGGTTGGAAGACCAAGGCGGCCCCCCTCGGGACTCGGACGCCTGA
- a CDS encoding trimeric intracellular cation channel family protein translates to MHELALPSVTLAQGLYFLDLLGVLAFSLSGALLGVRKRFDLFGVLVLGCVTAVGGGAVRDSLTGQALPVFLRDETYLWMALAGAVLSFAFGERLARFEKALSVFDSLGLSLFAASGALGAIAIGLGPLGVTFAGMLSGVGGGIIRDLIANEVPEVMYRRDQLYATAAAGGALVVYLLHGHVTTFQAQLGGIITVLLLRWVSRRGWVRLPVRRLPGG, encoded by the coding sequence GTGCATGAACTCGCGCTCCCTTCCGTCACGCTGGCGCAGGGGCTGTATTTCCTCGACCTGCTGGGGGTCCTCGCCTTCAGCCTGTCGGGGGCGCTGCTGGGCGTGCGCAAGAGGTTCGACCTCTTCGGCGTCCTGGTGCTGGGCTGCGTGACCGCCGTCGGCGGCGGGGCGGTGCGCGACAGCCTGACCGGGCAGGCCCTCCCCGTCTTCCTGCGCGACGAGACGTACCTCTGGATGGCGCTCGCGGGGGCCGTCCTGAGCTTCGCCTTCGGGGAACGGCTCGCCCGCTTCGAGAAGGCCCTGAGCGTGTTCGACTCGCTGGGCCTGAGCCTCTTCGCCGCCTCGGGGGCGCTTGGGGCCATCGCCATCGGGCTCGGGCCGCTGGGGGTGACGTTTGCCGGGATGCTCAGCGGGGTGGGGGGCGGCATCATCCGCGACCTGATCGCCAACGAGGTCCCCGAGGTCATGTACCGCCGCGACCAGCTCTACGCGACCGCCGCCGCCGGGGGCGCCCTCGTCGTGTATCTGCTGCACGGCCACGTCACGACCTTTCAGGCCCAGCTCGGCGGCATCATCACCGTCTTACTGCTGCGCTGGGTTTCGCGCCGGGGGTGGGTGCGGCTCCCCGTGCGGAGGTTGCCGGGGGGGTAG
- the rpmF gene encoding 50S ribosomal protein L32, with product MAKHPVPKKKTSKSKRDMRRSHHALTPPTLGECPHCHAKKLSHHICPSCGYYNGRQVLAV from the coding sequence ATGGCGAAGCACCCCGTTCCCAAGAAGAAGACGAGCAAGAGCAAGCGCGACATGCGCCGCAGCCACCACGCGCTCACCCCCCCCACCCTCGGCGAGTGCCCCCACTGCCACGCCAAGAAGCTCAGCCACCACATCTGCCCGAGCTGCGGCTACTACAACGGTCGCCAGGTCCTCGCGGTCTGA